The Herbaspirillum sp. DW155 genomic interval AGTCGTTGACCGGTGCGCCGTTGATGGTGAAGCCGAGCTGGTCGCTGTTGAAGCCGCGCACGCGGATGTTGCCGCCGAACAGGCCGGTGCCGTCGTTGTCGTAGGTGTTCACGCCCGGCAGCAGGTTGATCATCTGGTAGGGCGTGCCGGTGGGCGATTGCTTCTCGATGTAGTCACGGTTGACCGAACTGCGCGCCTTGGGCGAATCCTCGGCCTGGATCAGACCGGTGGCCGCTGCTGTGCCCGCGCTGGCGCTGCCGCCACCTTGTACGGTCACGGTACCCACATCGGTGGTCTGGGCGAAGGCCGGTGCGCCTGCCATGAAGAGCCCGGATATCAGCAAGGACAGCCGGGTGAGTTTGCATTGCATGTCATGTTCCCCTGGGTTTGTTGAACTGCGTGTTGAAATCGTTGCGCCTGGGCTGCCGGCCTCAGGCGGGAATGAATTCCAGATCGGCGGTAAACCGGTGCGTGCTTTCGCCCTTGTAGCTGTCTTCCGGGAAGGGCGCGAAGCTGGCGCGGTTGATGGTCTTGCGGGCGGCGTCATCGAGCAGCATGGAATTGGAAGAACTCTCGATGCCGCTGTCGACCACGCTGCCATCGCGCTTGAGGACGAACCACACGCGCACCTTGCCCTGCGGACGCAGCGTGCTGGCCTCGCGTCCGGTCGGATAGCGCTTGATGCTGTTGAGATGCGCGCGCAACTGGCCCACGTAGGTCTGCTCGATGTTGGCGGTATTGACCGGCGGCGGTGCCGGCGGGGCGACGGGCGCAGCCTGCACCGGGGGCGCAGCCGGGGCGCTGGCCTGCGGTCTGGCGGCCGGCAGGACGGGCGCTTCCGAGGACGGCGTGGCCGGTTCCACCGGTGCCGGGGCCTGTTTGGCCGGAGCCGGTTTGGCGACCGGCCTGGGCGCTTCCTGTTTCCTGGGTGGTTCCACCGGCTTGGGCGTGGGCTCGACCTGCGGCTTGGGTTGCGGTGGTGGCGGAGGCGGTAGTTCCATCAGCGCGATCTGCACCGGCTGCGGGTCTTCCTTGCGCTTCAGCTCGGTGGCCTTCTGCACGCCGGCCAGGATCAGCACCGCCAGCACCACCAGCGAGGGCAAGGTGGCCAGCGGTTCGCGGAAACGGAAAAAGAGCGGGACGTTCATCATCACGGCTTGCGGGTGGCAATCGAGATGGAATCGAAACCGCCCTTCTTGAGCGTATCCATCACGTCGACCAGGCGCTGTACTTCCACGCCGCGGTCGCTGTTGATGATGAGGTTGAGTTTTTCGCCTTCCTTGCGCAGCTTGTCCAGGCGTGCGGTGAGCGCGTCCAGCGTGGTGTTCTCGCCATCGACCTGGATCACGTCATCCTTGGCGATGGTGATGATGGCCTTGGTCTGCGGTTTCAGGTCCTGGGCGGTGGACGAGCTGGGCAGCCGGGTCTTCAGGCCCAGGGCCGGAATCACGTTCAGGCTGATCAGCACGAAGAAGACCAGCAGGAACATCATCACGTCGATCATCGGGATGATCTCGACGCGGGCCTTCCGTTTTTTGGGTTCGTCCCAACTGCGCATGCCACACTCCTCGAAGCTTCGTTATACGATTTGTAGCGCTATAGTTTTTATAGCGATGCGCAGCGTAGCGAGGAAATGTGTCGTGCGTATTACACCATGTTGGATTGAGTGAAGAGTCGTGAAGAAATTGTTGCCTCACTGGCCCGTGAACTCACCCCGACGCCTGCCGGCGACAGGCGCCGCTGTCAGGTTCAGGGACGTGGCAGGGGCAGGCGCGGCAGCAGCGACAGCAGCAGCTTGCAGAGATAGACCACGATCAGGGAGCCCGAGAGGTCGCCGATGGACATGACGATCAGGCCGCTCCAGAAATCCGGATAGACCCCGCGCATGACGAACCAGATCAGCTGGAACAGCGGGTTGGAGAGCGCATAGAGCAGGATGCAGGCCATCAGCCGGGTGGTGTTGAGATTGTCCAGGTTGCGTCCCAGCTCCATGCCCGAGAGCGTGAGCCGGTAGGCCAGGTAGGGCGCGCCGGCCGAAATCAGGCAGTAGCCCGCCACGGCGATGGGGTCCTGCGGAAACAGCGCATAGGTAGCGGAGGTGGCCAGCGAGCCGATCAGCAGGCCCACGCAGCCGGCCTCGGCAAAGAGCAGGGTGCAGATCAGGCGCACCCCGGCCGGCAGGTAGATCCAGGCGATACCCTCGGTAAACTGGGTGCGCCGGAACAGCCATTCATTGATGGAATAGAACAGGAAATAGCACAGTGCCGTGCCGGCAATGGCGGCCAGATGGGTGCGCAGCGAGGTTCGTGATTCTGATGGGGCTTGCATGGCGGGGCGGGCTGGGACATGCGGAACGGCGCGTATGTTACCCATTAAGCAGGGCAGGCGCATCTCAACAATTTTCAACGGTGTGGCGTGCCAGCCTCGCAAACGGGGCGCGCAAACGGCTGTGGCCGGTGTTTTGCGCCCGTCAATGCCTTAAGGATTGCACTCCCGGGCTGGCCCGGCGTATGATTCGCTATCAATTCTGGAACGATAGTTTGCAGACCAGTTACGCTGCCAGCACGTTCCCGTTTTGCATGACAACAACCAACACCATCGCCATATGGGTAAAAACAAGCGGCCGGCAGATATCTACCTGCGATTTCTGCAACTGGCTGAAGCACTCCGGGGATTGCCTGCACTGCCCACACTGGATCCGCTCGAAGACCGGATCCTGGCCTTCATCGCCCGTGCCGGTCAGGAGCAGCAACGGCTGTCGGTGCGCGACCTGATGGCGCAAAGCGAATTCGGTTCGCCGGCCATGCTGCATGCGCGGCTGAAGTCCATGCGCGAGAAGGGCTGGATCGTACTGGCCGATACCGAAGACCCGCGCCGCAAACAGGTCGAACTGAGCCAGGCCGCCTGGCTGCATTTCGACAAGCTCTCCAAGTGCCTGCTCCAGGCCACGCGCGACAAGTAAGCGCGCCTGCCGCGCCCGGCTGTCATCGTCCGAAAACACCGGCCCGCTGCGCGGCACGGCTTTGCAGCGCCGGCTTTCCCCTTTTCTCTGCTCCTTCTTGCGGTGGCTGATGTTGGCCGGCCGCAGCCCTGCGCCCCGTCTTCTTCCACTGTCTTTGCTTGTCATCCTGCCATTGCCGGGCCGGCAATGCATCGGGTGCGGCATGTTGTTTGCTTCAAACGCCGCCATGACGCCGTGCAGACAAGCCCGGTGCTTTTCTATATGATTGCCGGCCGAAAAAAGAAGGAGTGATCGATGGCGAACGCGTGCGGTGTGGATTTCGGCACCTCCAATTCCACGGTTGGCTGGCAGCGCCCGCAGGCCGGGGATTCCCTGCTGCTGCCACTGGAAGACGGCCGCGCCACGCTGCCCTCGGTCGTGTTCTTCAATGCCGATGAAAACAGCTTCAGCTACGGCCGCGCCGGGCTGGGTGAATACCTGGCCGGCTACGAAGGACGCCTGATGCGCTCCCTGAAGAGCTTGTTGGGTTCTGGCGCCATCGATGGTCAGACCGAAGTGGGTGGCCGCGCGCTACCCTATCGCGGCCTGCTCTCGCAGTTCATCGGCGAACTGAAGCAGCGCGCCGAACGGGCGGCCGGTACCTCTTTCTCCAAGGTGGTGCTGGGACGTCCGGTGCACTTCGTCGACGAGGATGCGGCGGCCGACCAGCTGGCCCAGGACACGCTGGAAGAAATCGCGCGCGACGTCGGCTTCAAGGACATCGCCTTCCAGTTCGAACCGATTGCCGCCGCCTTCGATTATGAATCGCGCATCGACAAGGAAGAACTGGTCCTCATCGTCGACATCGGCGGTGGTACCTCCGACTTCTCGCTGGTGCGTCTGTCGCCCCAGCGTGCGGCCCGCAGCGAGCGGCGCGACGATATCCTGGCCAATGGCGGCGTGCATATCGGCGGTACCGACTTCGACAAGTATTTCAGTCTGGCCTGCGTGATGCCGCTGCTGGGCCTGGGTGGCCGTCTGCGCGGCAATGCCGAGATCCCGTCGAGCTATTACTTCAACCTGGCGACCTGGCACACCATCAACCAGCTCTACACCCGCAAGGCCTGGCAGCAATTGCAGGACGTGGCCCGCGAAGTGGCCGACCGCGAACGTTTTGCGCGACTGCTGGATGTGGTCGAGCAGCGTTGCGGCCACTGGCTGGCGCTGCAGGTGGAGGCCGGCAAGATCGCATTGTCCTCGGCCGACCAGACCCTGCTGGACCTGGACCGCCTGCGTCAGCCCGAGCAATTGCCGCTACTGCGCAGCGACTTCGACGCTGCGGTGGATCACCTGGTGCAATCGGTCGAGCAGACCGTGCTGGCGCTGTTGCAGCAGGCGGGTCTGCGCGCCGACGACATCGACAGCGTGTTCTTTACCGGCGGCTCCAGCGGTGTGCGCCTGCTGCGCGAACGCATCGGTGCGCTGGCTCCCCAGGCCAGGCATGTGGAGGGTGACCTGTTCGGCAGCATCGGCAGCGGGCTGGCGATCGACGCGGCGCGCAAGTTCGGCTGAGGCCCGTAGGAAGCCCGACTGACGCTGGTTTGCGGCGAGGTGAAACAGAATGCAGGCCGGCACATCGGAGCGCCCGTGCTGAGCGGCATCGCAGAACCGGCCCTGCAGCAGCGTGAAGCTTTCCACCGAATTTTGGGGGCGCCGCGCTGCCCGTTACGGGCCACTCACAGCATCGCCAGCGGCTGCTTGCGCCGTGGCGGCGGGAAGGCCGCATCCAGTTCCTTGAGGTCGTTCTCGTTCAGTTGCAGTTCCAGGCAGGCACGATTGGCCTGCACATGGGCCGTATCAGCGGCCTTGGGAATGGCGATCACACCTGGCCGTCGCAATACCCAGGCCAGCGCCACCTGGGCCGGTGTCACGCCGTGGCGTTGCGCCACCGCCTTGATAGCGGGGTGCTTCAGGATGCGTCCCTGTTCGATGGGCGAATAGGCCATCACGGCCACCCCGTTTTCTACCGCCTGCGGCAGCAGGTCATGTTCGATGCCCCGGCGCGAGAGGTTGTAGAGCACCTGGTTGCACAGGTACTGATCGCCACCGGGCTCTTGCATCAATTCATCGATGTCATCGGTATCGAGATTGCTCACGCCCCATCCCCTGATCTTGCCTTGCGCCATCAGCGTCTGCATGCCCGCGATGGTGGCCGAGAGCGGATGCGGGCCGCGCCAGTGCAGCAGGTAGAGGTCGAGATGATCGGTCCCCAGGCGCTTGAGGCTGGCCTCGCAGGCGGCGATGGTGCCGCGTTCGCTGGCGTTGTGCGGCAGCACCTTGCTGACCAGATACACCTGTTCGCGCCGGCCTGGCCGACGATGCGTTCTGATTGCCCGTCGGCGTACATCTCTGCGGTATCGATCAGGGTCATGCCCAAGTCGATGCCGACCTGCAGGGCACGCACCTCGGCGCCGGCGGCCGCCGCAGAGTCGCCCATGTTCCAGGTGCCCTGGCCCAGGGCCGGGACATGCGCGCCATTGCGCAGGGTGAGCAGGGGAATCGGCTTCATGCGGGCTTCCTTCATGGGTGGTGGGGAAACCATTAGAACCCATTTTGCGCATCGGTTCACCGCACCCTGATGATGCCACCGGGAAACGTTGGCGGGGCCCGCAACAACTGGCATGATCGCAGCCACTCAAAACAAAAAGCTCATCGGGGAAAAGTTCATGCTGCGTCGTTTGCGTACCGCCTTCGCCAATTACTGGGCGCGCTGGTTGCTGGCACTGTTGCTGATCGGCCTGGCCGAAGCGGTGGTCTACGACGTGTTGCCCAATCGTCTGGTCGAGCGCCTGGACCTGTTCTTCTACGACTTGCGCATGCGCGTGACCAAGCCGGCGCTGGACCCGCGCATCGTCATCGTCGACATCGACGAGCGCAGCATCGCCGAACTGGGCCGCTGGCCCTGGAGCCGCGATGTGGTGGCCAGGCTGGTCGAGCAGATGACCCGCACTTATCAGGCGCAGTCGGTCGGCTTCGACGTGGTATTCGCCGAGCCCGATACCAGCTCCGGTTATGGCCGCCTGGAAGACCTGGCGCGCGGGCCGCTCAAGGACGTACCGCAACTGGCCCGGCAATTGCGCCTGCTCAAGCCCGAGATGGATTACGATGCGCGCCTGGCAGACGCCCTGCGCGGCCAGCCGGTGGTGATGGGCTATGCCTTTTCCAATGAAGCCGGTGCCGTGGTCAAGGGACAGTTGCCGCCCGCTGCCTTCGCCGTGGCGGACCTGGGCGGCCGCGCCGTCGAGGCGATCCGCTGGCGCGCCTATGGCGCCAACCTGCCGCAACTGCAAGCGGCGGCGCGCGCGGGCGGCTTCTTCAATCCGGTCCCTGATGACGATGGGCTCATCCGCAGCGTGCCGTTGCTGGTGCGTCATGGCGACCAATTCTATGAATCACTGGCCCTGGCCACGGCCCGCGTGGCGGTCGGTGGCAAGCGTATCAAGCCGGTCTTCCTGACCAGTGCTGACGGACTCCTGGGCCGGCAACAGGACAACTATGACGCCCTGGCCGCCATCGCGGTGGAGGCGCGTCCGCAGCCGCTGATCATCCCGGTGGAGCGCAAGCTGACCACGCTGGTCACCTACCGGGGCTCCGGTGGTCCGCAGGGTGGGGCCTATCGCTACGTACCGGCGGTGGACGTGATCCGTGGCACCTATCCACACGAAAAGCTCGATGGCCGCATCATGCTGGTGGGCACCACCGTGCCGGGCTTGAACGACCTGCGGGCTACGCCCGTGAACCCGGTCTATCCGGGGGTGGAGATCCACGCCAACCTGATCGCCTCCATCATCGACGACGACTTCAAGACGCGGCCGGATTATGCGACCGGCTACGACGGCATGCAGGTGGCACTGGCCGGCCTGCTGCTGGGCCTGCTGCTGCCGATGCTGGGGCCGCTGGCCTCGGTGCTGCTTGCGCTGGGCAGCGCGGCGGCATTGGGCGGACTCAACTTCTGGCTCTATGACAGCGCGGGCATGGTGTTGCCCCTGGCCACGGCCTTGCTGCTGGTGCTGTTGCTGTTCATCAGCAACCTGGCCTGGGGCTATCTGTTCGAATATCGCAATCGCAAGGCCATCGTCAACCTGTTCGGCGAATACGTGGCGCCGGAACTGGTGGCCGAGATGGCGGCCAATCCGGCCAGCTACAACATGGAAGGCGAGATCCGCGAACTGACCGTGATGTTCTCCGACGTGCGCGGTTTCACCAGCATCTCGGAAAGCCTCCAGCCTAACGAACTGCGCGAATACATCAACGCCTACCTGACGGCCATGTCGGAAGACATCCGGGGCAATCGCGGCACGCTGGACAAATACATCGGCGACGCCGTGATGGCCTTCTGGGGCGCGCCGCTGGATGTGCCCGACCATGCCGCGCGGGCAGTGGCGACGGCCCTGAAGATGCAGCAGACCACGGTGCATCTGAACGAGGAATTCGCGCGTCGCAACTGGCCGCCGCTGAAGATCGGCATCGGCCTCAACAGCGGCCAGATGCGCGTGGGCGACATGGGTTCGCGCATTCGCAAGGCGTATACGGTGATGGGGGATGCGGTCAATCTGTCTTCGCGCCTGGAATCGATCACCAAGGTCTATGGCGTGGGCGTGCTGGTGGGCGATGCCACGCGCCAGGCTGCGCCGCAGTTCGCCTATCGCGAGCTGGACCGGGTGCGCGTGAAGGGCAAGAACGAACCGGTGCCGATCTTCGAACCGCTGGCCATCGAGAACGAACTCGATGCCGCATTGCGCGCCGAAGTCGAGCAATGGCACACGGCGCTGGCCCTGGTGCGCGCGCAACGCTGGGATGAGGCACAAGCCGCCATCGGGCACCTGCAGTCCCGCCATGCACGCGGGCTCTACGTGCTCTATCTGGAACGCATCGCGCATTACCGCCAGACACCGCCGCCTGCCGACTGGGATGGCGTGACCACGTTCGAGACCAAGTGAGGGGCGCACGGACCTGAGCGGGGACTTGCCTGCTTGCATTCATTTCCCTCGGGCAATCGATTTTGCTGAGCTTGCACCTGACCGTCGGCACAAACGTTCGTGTGGTGTGGTCTTGACTGAAATTGTTTGCAGGCTGATGGTATAAATTATTTCCGTACGGCAAAAAAAGCGCTGTGCAATCGTCCGCAAACGCCCGCCAGGCGCGGTTTTTGGACGATAGTTGTCGACTAGGACAGGTCTAGTCAGTATACTTTGCGGGCATCAAATGCGATGCCGCCTGGCAAGGCGGTGGCGCCAACGGCAGCGATGCAATCCCTCCTGCAAGAAAGGGAAAATCGGTGCCGGGTATGTCTGCTTCAGGGGTTCCTTTTCGTCGTTCGTCTTTCGTCGTTCGTCTTCGTTTTTGTTTTTCGTTTCCGTGGTCAGGGCGCAGCGCGTGCCGGTCATCGCTTGCGCGTGCGCCATCCTGGGGACGGCGCACGCGCGCAAGACGGGAAAAGGTGGCAGGGAGCGCAAGGTCATGACCGCGCTTCGCAACAAAAAAACTGGGAGGGCCTGCCGGGGGGCAGGTCACTTGGACAATGATTCGATGCTTTCAGCATTCTCTGATGGGCATGGCGCTGCTGGGCGGTGCCGTGACCGCGTTCGCGCAGCCGGCAGGGCCTGCCGCTGCGCCGGACAATGGCGCGCAGGTGCATAACGACGAGCGTTTTGACATCGCCCGCTTTGCCGTCGAAGGCAATACCTTGCTGGCGCAGTCCCAGGTGGAGGAAGCGGTCGCCCCTTTCAGCGGCCGCGGCCGCGTCTACGGCGATATTCAGCGGGCGCTGGAAGCGCTGGAAAACGCTTATCGCAGTGCCGGTTACACCGCCGTACAAGTGAGCGTGCCCGAGCAGGAGCTGACCGGTGGCGTGGTGCGGCTGCAGGTGCTGGAGACGGTGGTGGGCAAGGTGGTGGTCAACGACAACCGCCATTTCAGCGAACAGAACATCCGCGCCAGCATCCCGCAACTGGTGGAGGGCAGCGCGCCCAATCTGCGCCGCATCTCCGAGTCGGTGCAACTGGCCAACGACAATCCGGCCAAGCAGGTCAACGTGACCCTGTCCGCCTCCGAAACCACCAACCAGATCGATGCCGCCATCGCCGTCAAGGATGATGCGCCCCTGCGCGTGATGCTCAACGTCGACAACAGCGGCAGCGCCGACACCGGCCACTGGCGTACCGGCGTTGCCCTGCAGCACGCCAACCTGTTCAACCGTGATCACGTCGCTACCGTGGCCTATACCACCTCGCCCGACAGTCCATCGGGTGCCAAGGTCGATCTCTATTCGCTCGGCTATCGGGTGCCGCTGTATGGGCTGGGTGACAGCCTCGATCTGATCTACGGCAAGTCCAACGTCAGCTCGGGGCAGACGCTGGCGGTGAACTCCACCCTCAACATCACCGGACGCGGCGACATCTATGCGCTGCGCTGGAACCACTACTTTGCGCGCAGCGGCGAGTGGAGCAGCAAACTGGTGTTCGGCGCCGATTACAAGAAGGTCGACTCTTCCTGCAACATCAACGGTGGCCTGCTCAACGGCGCCTCGCTCAATACCTGCCTGCCGTATTCCACGCTGCCGCTGTCGGTGAGCTACAGCGCCCAGCAGCAGGGCGTGGGCCAGGTGCTGGATTACAACATCGGCATCGCCCGCAACATGGCCACCGGCGAGGCGCGCCGCAACGATACCCTGCAGGTGACGGACCGCTATTCGCTCTTCACCGGGTCGCGTCAGTCCATGGACAACTTCATCGTCATCCGTGGCGGGGTCTCCTGGTTCAAGGTCTATCAGAATGACTGGCAGGTGCGCCTGGCCAGTGCGATGCAGGTGTCACCGCACGCCTTGCCTGCGGTGGAACAATTCGGTCTTGCCGGGGCCGGTGCCGTGCGCGGCTTCACCGAGCGCGCCGTGGCTGCAGACAGCGGAGCGGTACTCAACAGCGAACTCTATACGCCCGACCTGATGGCCAAACGCGAGACGCGCGGCAACCTGCGCCTGCTCGGTTTCATCGATGCCGGCCGCGGTGCCAATAACAACGTCACTGCCGCCTCGACGCTGCCCTCGACGGTGACGCTGGCCAGTATCGGCGCGGGCCTGCGCTATACGCTTGGACGTGATTTCAGCCTGCGCATGGACGTGGCGCGGGTGCTGCTCAACGGCAATTCGTCCACCGAACAGCGGGGCGATATCAACGCCCATCTGAGCGCTACCCTGGGGTTCTGACATGACATCGACATCCACATCCACTCCCTCGCAAGTGCCGGCGCCACCGGTCATCGAACTGCTGCCGCCCTCGCTCACGGTGCGCGTGGGCAAACGCCGGCTGACCCTCGCGTGGCGTGCGCGCAAGCCACTGCCGGGGCTGCTCTCGCGCCTGTTGCAGCGGGCGTGGGTGCGCCTGCTGGCACCGGGCTTGCGCCTGTCGCTGACGGCCGCTGCCGTGGGCGCGGCCTGGCAGGCGCCGGTGCTGGCGGCCGCTCCCGCCGCCAACACCTTGCCCACGGGCTGGAGCGTGGTCAACGGCAATCTCGGTTTCAACCAGAACGGCAATACCCTCAACATCAACCAGGGCTCGCCCCAGGCCATCGCCCGTTTCGCGTCCTTCAGCATCGGCGCCGATGCAGCGGTCAACGTGGCCCAGCCGAGTGCATCGGCGGCCTTGCTGGCCAAGGTCAGCGGGGCCGACATCTCGCAGATCTACGGCAAGCTCTCGGCCAACGGCACGGTGGTGCTGTACAACCCCAATGGCGTGGTGATCGGCCCCAGCGGTACGGTAGACGCGGCACGCTTCATTGCGACCTCGCTGGCCATCAGTGACAGCGATTTCCTGGCCGGCAAGCTCAACTTCACCAGAGACGGCACGGCCGGTCTGGTGGATAACCAGGGCAAGATCAGTTCGGCAACGGGTGGCAGCGTGTACCTGATCGGCGGTAGCGTTTCCAACAGCGGACTCATCACCAGCCCGCAAGGCGAAGTCATCCTCGCGGCCGGCCAGACCGTCACCCTGGCCGATACGGCCACGCCGGGCGTGACCGTCAACATCACCGGCAGCGCCGGCGATGTCACCAACCTGGGCAGCATCACGGCCGAGGCGGGCCGCATCGGGGTGGCCGCCGGCCTCATCACCAACAGCGGCGTCATCAATGCTTCCAGCGTGGTGCGCGAGGGCGGGCGCATCTTCCTGCGGGCCTCGGGCAACCTGACCACGACCGCCACCTCCAGCATCGGCGCCGACGGGACCAAGGGCGGCAACATCACGCTCTATGCGCAAAACAAGGCGTTCATCGATGGCGATGTCTCGGCCCAGGGCGCTTCCGCGCAGGGTGGCTTCGTTGATACCTCGGGCCTGCAGCAGCTTGACGTGGTGAAGGTGCCCAAGGTCGGCGCGGGAGGCACCTGGCTGATCGATCCCTATGATCTGGAGGTGGTGCGCGATCCCCCGCAGCACAACGCTACCCTGGAGCCGGTCGCCTGCTCGACCGATTATGCGATCACCTCCACGGCCAATGGCTCGCAGATCCAGGCCCAGACCATTTCCAATCAGCTCAGCAACGGTACCAGCATCCAGCTGGTGACCGGCAGCGGCGGCAGCCAGGCAGGCAACATCACGGTCAGTGCCGACATCATCAAGAGCGGAGAGTCGGTCAGCACGCTCACGCTCAATGCCGCCAACAACATCAGCATCAACGCCAACATCACCGCCGTGGCAGGCAGCTTGAACCTGAACCTCAATACCGGTCTCGGCAACGCTAATACCTCGCACCTGAGCACCATCAGCAGCGGTGCCACCGTCACGCTCAACGGTGGCTATCTGGTCGCCCGCAATGGCTATACCGGCGGCTATGCCAATGGCTCGCTGGCGATCAATGG includes:
- a CDS encoding adenylate/guanylate cyclase domain-containing protein, whose amino-acid sequence is MLRRLRTAFANYWARWLLALLLIGLAEAVVYDVLPNRLVERLDLFFYDLRMRVTKPALDPRIVIVDIDERSIAELGRWPWSRDVVARLVEQMTRTYQAQSVGFDVVFAEPDTSSGYGRLEDLARGPLKDVPQLARQLRLLKPEMDYDARLADALRGQPVVMGYAFSNEAGAVVKGQLPPAAFAVADLGGRAVEAIRWRAYGANLPQLQAAARAGGFFNPVPDDDGLIRSVPLLVRHGDQFYESLALATARVAVGGKRIKPVFLTSADGLLGRQQDNYDALAAIAVEARPQPLIIPVERKLTTLVTYRGSGGPQGGAYRYVPAVDVIRGTYPHEKLDGRIMLVGTTVPGLNDLRATPVNPVYPGVEIHANLIASIIDDDFKTRPDYATGYDGMQVALAGLLLGLLLPMLGPLASVLLALGSAAALGGLNFWLYDSAGMVLPLATALLLVLLLFISNLAWGYLFEYRNRKAIVNLFGEYVAPELVAEMAANPASYNMEGEIRELTVMFSDVRGFTSISESLQPNELREYINAYLTAMSEDIRGNRGTLDKYIGDAVMAFWGAPLDVPDHAARAVATALKMQQTTVHLNEEFARRNWPPLKIGIGLNSGQMRVGDMGSRIRKAYTVMGDAVNLSSRLESITKVYGVGVLVGDATRQAAPQFAYRELDRVRVKGKNEPVPIFEPLAIENELDAALRAEVEQWHTALALVRAQRWDEAQAAIGHLQSRHARGLYVLYLERIAHYRQTPPPADWDGVTTFETK
- a CDS encoding TonB family protein is translated as MMNVPLFFRFREPLATLPSLVVLAVLILAGVQKATELKRKEDPQPVQIALMELPPPPPPQPKPQVEPTPKPVEPPRKQEAPRPVAKPAPAKQAPAPVEPATPSSEAPVLPAARPQASAPAAPPVQAAPVAPPAPPPVNTANIEQTYVGQLRAHLNSIKRYPTGREASTLRPQGKVRVWFVLKRDGSVVDSGIESSSNSMLLDDAARKTINRASFAPFPEDSYKGESTHRFTADLEFIPA
- a CDS encoding ShlB/FhaC/HecB family hemolysin secretion/activation protein, whose protein sequence is MGMALLGGAVTAFAQPAGPAAAPDNGAQVHNDERFDIARFAVEGNTLLAQSQVEEAVAPFSGRGRVYGDIQRALEALENAYRSAGYTAVQVSVPEQELTGGVVRLQVLETVVGKVVVNDNRHFSEQNIRASIPQLVEGSAPNLRRISESVQLANDNPAKQVNVTLSASETTNQIDAAIAVKDDAPLRVMLNVDNSGSADTGHWRTGVALQHANLFNRDHVATVAYTTSPDSPSGAKVDLYSLGYRVPLYGLGDSLDLIYGKSNVSSGQTLAVNSTLNITGRGDIYALRWNHYFARSGEWSSKLVFGADYKKVDSSCNINGGLLNGASLNTCLPYSTLPLSVSYSAQQQGVGQVLDYNIGIARNMATGEARRNDTLQVTDRYSLFTGSRQSMDNFIVIRGGVSWFKVYQNDWQVRLASAMQVSPHALPAVEQFGLAGAGAVRGFTERAVAADSGAVLNSELYTPDLMAKRETRGNLRLLGFIDAGRGANNNVTAASTLPSTVTLASIGAGLRYTLGRDFSLRMDVARVLLNGNSSTEQRGDINAHLSATLGF
- a CDS encoding biopolymer transporter ExbD, translating into MRSWDEPKKRKARVEIIPMIDVMMFLLVFFVLISLNVIPALGLKTRLPSSSTAQDLKPQTKAIITIAKDDVIQVDGENTTLDALTARLDKLRKEGEKLNLIINSDRGVEVQRLVDVMDTLKKGGFDSISIATRKP
- a CDS encoding Hsp70 family protein produces the protein MANACGVDFGTSNSTVGWQRPQAGDSLLLPLEDGRATLPSVVFFNADENSFSYGRAGLGEYLAGYEGRLMRSLKSLLGSGAIDGQTEVGGRALPYRGLLSQFIGELKQRAERAAGTSFSKVVLGRPVHFVDEDAAADQLAQDTLEEIARDVGFKDIAFQFEPIAAAFDYESRIDKEELVLIVDIGGGTSDFSLVRLSPQRAARSERRDDILANGGVHIGGTDFDKYFSLACVMPLLGLGGRLRGNAEIPSSYYFNLATWHTINQLYTRKAWQQLQDVAREVADRERFARLLDVVEQRCGHWLALQVEAGKIALSSADQTLLDLDRLRQPEQLPLLRSDFDAAVDHLVQSVEQTVLALLQQAGLRADDIDSVFFTGGSSGVRLLRERIGALAPQARHVEGDLFGSIGSGLAIDAARKFG
- a CDS encoding helix-turn-helix domain-containing protein, giving the protein MGKNKRPADIYLRFLQLAEALRGLPALPTLDPLEDRILAFIARAGQEQQRLSVRDLMAQSEFGSPAMLHARLKSMREKGWIVLADTEDPRRKQVELSQAAWLHFDKLSKCLLQATRDK